In Tenebrio molitor chromosome 6, icTenMoli1.1, whole genome shotgun sequence, one genomic interval encodes:
- the Traf-like gene encoding TNF receptor-associated factor 3 isoform X2: MDRHKNPFTCYFCHKKIQNETEMGHTSVCGSVLITCPNKCGSYVPRMDMPQHKKECPNRPGRSMTRLTTTTDCIETYDDGPTTASLDRRQNAAPSKDLLERLQRDFQKLSTRLANYELASTSNAPTWKEQDLDKLKYQTQVVLEWKKAVDFRLDALKQAVAVLEKCKSEGEYQWMSCQQKLMVAEQLQMDINLARDTFLKEQNYNRQANLEFAKNLDEFKELFEHESDRVGELWNEQKRAADEIQRDVAQLKQSMDEHKTKNVSVVFDIKTISQIASETAEKLEIQEREFAKFAQQVDQLRLDLEILENLASADCRTATPGHLVWKISSFDDKMAKSKESNAVLKSPIFYTHDYGYKIRILVYLNGLKKWKDRYALVSIHVLKSDHDALLKWPCHIEGSVTLRDQENVENPKNFSKHIVAKRQTGDEENEEPQESSFSYIFIPHGTLTKGCFLKNDEIFLEIRIEQNRRLLTETTL; this comes from the exons ATGGATCGTCACAAAAATCCCTTTACCTGTTACTTTTGCCACAAAAAGATCCAAAACGAAACCGAAATG GGGCACACGTCCGTCTGCGGCAGCGTCTTGATCACGTGCCCGAACAAATGCGGCTCGTACGTCCCCCGCATGGATATGCCCCAACACAAGAAGGAGTGCCCCAACAGACCGGGGCGCTCCATGACGAGGCTCACCACGACCACCGACTGCATCGAGACCTACGACGACGGCCCCACCACCGCCTCGCTGGACCGCAGACAGAACGCCGCCCCCAGCAAAGATCTACTGGAGCGTCTGCAACGCGACTTCCAGAAGCTCTCCACCAGACTGGCGAATTACGAGCTGGCCTCGACGTCCAACGCGCCAACGTGGAAGGAGCAAGACTTGGACAAGCTCAAGTACCAGACCCAGGTGGTCCTGGAGTGGAAAAAAGCGGTGGACTTTCGCCTGGACGCGCTGAAGCAGGCGGTGGCGGTGCTGGAGAAGTGCAAGAGCGAGGGGGAGTACCAGTGGATGAGTTGCCAGCAGAAGCTGATGGTCGCGGAGCAGCTCCAGATGGACATCAATCTGGCACGGGACACGTTCCTCAAAGAACAAAACTACAACAGACAGGCCAACCTCGAATTTGCCAAGAACCTGGACGAGTTCAAAGAGCTGTTCGAACACGAGAGCGACAGAGTTGGGGAGTTGTGGAACGAGCAGAAACGCGCCGCAGACGAGATCCAGAGAGACGTCGCCCAGCTGAAACAGTCAATGGACGAGCACAAGACCAAGAACGTCAGCGTGGTTTTTGACATCAAGACCATCAGCCAAATCGCGTCGGAAACCGCCGAGAAGCTGGAAATCCAAGAGCGCGAGTTTGCCAAATTCGCCCAACAAGTCGACCAGCTCCGCCTGGACCTGGAGATTCTGGAGAACCTGGCGTCCGCGGACTGCAGGACTGCCACTCCCGGACACCTGGTTTGGAAAATCTCGAGTTTCGATGACAAGATGGCCAAGTCGAAGGAGTCCAACGCGGTGCTGAAGAGCCCCATCTTCTACACCCACGACTACGGCTACAAGATCAGG ATTTTAGTGTACTTGAACGGCCTGAAGAAGTGGAAGGATCGGTACGCTTTGGTCTCCATTCACGTGCTGAAGAGCGACCACGACGCCTTGCTCAAGTGGCCTTGTCACATCGAGGGGTCGGTGACGCTGCGCGACCAGGAGAACGTGGAAAAT CCGAAGAATTTCTCCAAGCATATCGTTGCGAAGAGGCAGACGGGGGATGAGGAGAACGAAGAGCCGCAAGAGTCGTCGTTCTCGTACATTTTCATACCTCACGGGACCCTCACCAAAGGGTGCTTCCTGAAGAACGACGAGATTTTTCTGGAAATTCGAATCGAGCAAAACAGGCGCTTGCTCACTGAAACCACCCTTTAa
- the Traf-like gene encoding TNF receptor-associated factor 3 isoform X1, with translation MDRHKNPFTCYFCHKKIQNETEMGHTSVCGSVLITCPNKCGSYVPRMDMPQHKKECPNRPGRSMTRLTTTTDCIETYDDGPTTASLDRRQNAAPSKDLLERLQRDFQKLSTRLANYELASTSNAPTWKEQDLDKLKYQTQVVLEWKKAVDFRLDALKQAVAVLEKCKSEGEYQWMSCQQKLMVAEQLQMDINLARDTFLKEQNYNRQANLEFAKNLDEFKELFEHESDRVGELWNEQKRAADEIQRDVAQLKQSMDEHKTKNVSVVFDIKTISQIASETAEKLEIQEREFAKFAQQVDQLRLDLEILENLASADCRTATPGHLVWKISSFDDKMAKSKESNAVLKSPIFYTHDYGYKIRILVYLNGLKKWKDRYALVSIHVLKSDHDALLKWPCHIEGSVTLRDQENVENVSLSCFLTLLMVVLQPKNFSKHIVAKRQTGDEENEEPQESSFSYIFIPHGTLTKGCFLKNDEIFLEIRIEQNRRLLTETTL, from the exons ATGGATCGTCACAAAAATCCCTTTACCTGTTACTTTTGCCACAAAAAGATCCAAAACGAAACCGAAATG GGGCACACGTCCGTCTGCGGCAGCGTCTTGATCACGTGCCCGAACAAATGCGGCTCGTACGTCCCCCGCATGGATATGCCCCAACACAAGAAGGAGTGCCCCAACAGACCGGGGCGCTCCATGACGAGGCTCACCACGACCACCGACTGCATCGAGACCTACGACGACGGCCCCACCACCGCCTCGCTGGACCGCAGACAGAACGCCGCCCCCAGCAAAGATCTACTGGAGCGTCTGCAACGCGACTTCCAGAAGCTCTCCACCAGACTGGCGAATTACGAGCTGGCCTCGACGTCCAACGCGCCAACGTGGAAGGAGCAAGACTTGGACAAGCTCAAGTACCAGACCCAGGTGGTCCTGGAGTGGAAAAAAGCGGTGGACTTTCGCCTGGACGCGCTGAAGCAGGCGGTGGCGGTGCTGGAGAAGTGCAAGAGCGAGGGGGAGTACCAGTGGATGAGTTGCCAGCAGAAGCTGATGGTCGCGGAGCAGCTCCAGATGGACATCAATCTGGCACGGGACACGTTCCTCAAAGAACAAAACTACAACAGACAGGCCAACCTCGAATTTGCCAAGAACCTGGACGAGTTCAAAGAGCTGTTCGAACACGAGAGCGACAGAGTTGGGGAGTTGTGGAACGAGCAGAAACGCGCCGCAGACGAGATCCAGAGAGACGTCGCCCAGCTGAAACAGTCAATGGACGAGCACAAGACCAAGAACGTCAGCGTGGTTTTTGACATCAAGACCATCAGCCAAATCGCGTCGGAAACCGCCGAGAAGCTGGAAATCCAAGAGCGCGAGTTTGCCAAATTCGCCCAACAAGTCGACCAGCTCCGCCTGGACCTGGAGATTCTGGAGAACCTGGCGTCCGCGGACTGCAGGACTGCCACTCCCGGACACCTGGTTTGGAAAATCTCGAGTTTCGATGACAAGATGGCCAAGTCGAAGGAGTCCAACGCGGTGCTGAAGAGCCCCATCTTCTACACCCACGACTACGGCTACAAGATCAGG ATTTTAGTGTACTTGAACGGCCTGAAGAAGTGGAAGGATCGGTACGCTTTGGTCTCCATTCACGTGCTGAAGAGCGACCACGACGCCTTGCTCAAGTGGCCTTGTCACATCGAGGGGTCGGTGACGCTGCGCGACCAGGAGAACGTGGAAAATGTAAGTCTGTCGTGTTTTTTGACCCTCTTGATGGTCGTTTTGCAGCCGAAGAATTTCTCCAAGCATATCGTTGCGAAGAGGCAGACGGGGGATGAGGAGAACGAAGAGCCGCAAGAGTCGTCGTTCTCGTACATTTTCATACCTCACGGGACCCTCACCAAAGGGTGCTTCCTGAAGAACGACGAGATTTTTCTGGAAATTCGAATCGAGCAAAACAGGCGCTTGCTCACTGAAACCACCCTTTAa
- the Traf-like gene encoding TNF receptor-associated factor 3 isoform X3, with translation MDMPQHKKECPNRPGRSMTRLTTTTDCIETYDDGPTTASLDRRQNAAPSKDLLERLQRDFQKLSTRLANYELASTSNAPTWKEQDLDKLKYQTQVVLEWKKAVDFRLDALKQAVAVLEKCKSEGEYQWMSCQQKLMVAEQLQMDINLARDTFLKEQNYNRQANLEFAKNLDEFKELFEHESDRVGELWNEQKRAADEIQRDVAQLKQSMDEHKTKNVSVVFDIKTISQIASETAEKLEIQEREFAKFAQQVDQLRLDLEILENLASADCRTATPGHLVWKISSFDDKMAKSKESNAVLKSPIFYTHDYGYKIRILVYLNGLKKWKDRYALVSIHVLKSDHDALLKWPCHIEGSVTLRDQENVENVSLSCFLTLLMVVLQPKNFSKHIVAKRQTGDEENEEPQESSFSYIFIPHGTLTKGCFLKNDEIFLEIRIEQNRRLLTETTL, from the exons ATGGATATGCCCCAACACAAGAAGGAGTGCCCCAACAGACCGGGGCGCTCCATGACGAGGCTCACCACGACCACCGACTGCATCGAGACCTACGACGACGGCCCCACCACCGCCTCGCTGGACCGCAGACAGAACGCCGCCCCCAGCAAAGATCTACTGGAGCGTCTGCAACGCGACTTCCAGAAGCTCTCCACCAGACTGGCGAATTACGAGCTGGCCTCGACGTCCAACGCGCCAACGTGGAAGGAGCAAGACTTGGACAAGCTCAAGTACCAGACCCAGGTGGTCCTGGAGTGGAAAAAAGCGGTGGACTTTCGCCTGGACGCGCTGAAGCAGGCGGTGGCGGTGCTGGAGAAGTGCAAGAGCGAGGGGGAGTACCAGTGGATGAGTTGCCAGCAGAAGCTGATGGTCGCGGAGCAGCTCCAGATGGACATCAATCTGGCACGGGACACGTTCCTCAAAGAACAAAACTACAACAGACAGGCCAACCTCGAATTTGCCAAGAACCTGGACGAGTTCAAAGAGCTGTTCGAACACGAGAGCGACAGAGTTGGGGAGTTGTGGAACGAGCAGAAACGCGCCGCAGACGAGATCCAGAGAGACGTCGCCCAGCTGAAACAGTCAATGGACGAGCACAAGACCAAGAACGTCAGCGTGGTTTTTGACATCAAGACCATCAGCCAAATCGCGTCGGAAACCGCCGAGAAGCTGGAAATCCAAGAGCGCGAGTTTGCCAAATTCGCCCAACAAGTCGACCAGCTCCGCCTGGACCTGGAGATTCTGGAGAACCTGGCGTCCGCGGACTGCAGGACTGCCACTCCCGGACACCTGGTTTGGAAAATCTCGAGTTTCGATGACAAGATGGCCAAGTCGAAGGAGTCCAACGCGGTGCTGAAGAGCCCCATCTTCTACACCCACGACTACGGCTACAAGATCAGG ATTTTAGTGTACTTGAACGGCCTGAAGAAGTGGAAGGATCGGTACGCTTTGGTCTCCATTCACGTGCTGAAGAGCGACCACGACGCCTTGCTCAAGTGGCCTTGTCACATCGAGGGGTCGGTGACGCTGCGCGACCAGGAGAACGTGGAAAATGTAAGTCTGTCGTGTTTTTTGACCCTCTTGATGGTCGTTTTGCAGCCGAAGAATTTCTCCAAGCATATCGTTGCGAAGAGGCAGACGGGGGATGAGGAGAACGAAGAGCCGCAAGAGTCGTCGTTCTCGTACATTTTCATACCTCACGGGACCCTCACCAAAGGGTGCTTCCTGAAGAACGACGAGATTTTTCTGGAAATTCGAATCGAGCAAAACAGGCGCTTGCTCACTGAAACCACCCTTTAa
- the LOC138132731 gene encoding nose resistant to fluoxetine protein 6-like encodes MRLFGAILFVFALVQNCRSDGMCDFFYNLAANITAPCLKQLDTVCNNSTLAWQMFDASSKLLTSGMTYSNVIDYGNFPECLAIDYEDQDGRIIGKYCGLSVIIVNIFLTPQTEEVLTRYGFETKPTSPQTISRDLFETMDAELRDVLIDDVPYVLSKYSSCVPDACTPREVGYFYLFGHLPDMNITLLMYTDLPCETVNSNTTYETGDVVVIVFFVVVALLMIASTIYDALCQNFNTAPYHPLLLSFSVLYNGKKLLQISTNTTEQIQCFNGMRFISMMWVVAFHAVSVFQAGVVGLENYPEVVEWDQTWTARYILSGLLAVDTFFFISGFLLAFSYLKSAPDQSPVAQLIKVPKMYLHRYLRLTPSVGVMYLVTITIFRFLGSGPTWSLIANFMKDACKKKWWEFFLYVQNYTDPDNMCVNPMWYLSADMQMFILAPLVLIPTSLFIRKHFKATIWALMGLTVLSVVIPMLIRYFVDEAAGNIYTAHERFNNFLIGITFGAFMRMKKHKPSIFSSWANFALWVVVIVVSLFFNIYWHDVLNNYDLLKYTLFMGFYRPVWCSCLVFMVYSCYHNQGGLIQWFLTRPAFQILGRMSYSMYVLHFLVEIYAGGTLKTNVYFSNYFLFYNWCGHIIVTMIIAFFWVLAFEFPMLTIDKYLLGDDKKSDKKTGTWCFKRTKDCSE; translated from the exons ATGCGACTCTTCGGTGCAATTCTCTTCGTTTTCGCTTTGGTGCAGAACTGTAGGTCTGATGGCATGTGCGACTTCTTTTACAATTTGGCGGCGAACATCACCGCCCCCTGCCTCAAGCAGTTGGACACCGTTTGCAACAACAGTACCCTGGCGTGGCAGA TGTTCGACGCTTCCTCCAAGCTCCTCACGTCTGGGATGACGTACAGCAACGTCATCGACTACGGCAACTTCCCTGAGTGCCTCGCCATAGACTACGAAGACCAAGATGGTCGAATCATAGGAAAGTACTGCGGCTTGTCCGTGATAATTGTCAACATATTTCTGACACCGCAAACTGAAGAGGTCTTGACGCGGTACGGTTTCGAGACCAAACCCACGTCGCCCCAAACG ATTTCTCGGGACTTGTTCGAAACGATGGATGCCGAGTTGAGGGACGTCCTAATCGACGACGTTCCGTACGTTTTGTCCAAGTACTCGTCGTGCGTCCCCGACGCGTGCACCCCGCGAGAAGTGGGGTACTTCTACTTGTTCGGACACCTCCCCGACATGAACATCACCCTTTTGATGTACACCGATTTGCCTTGCGAGACTGTCAATTCCAACACCACCTACGAGACCGGAGACGTCGTCGTGAT AGTTTTCTTCGTGGTGGTGGCGCTCTTGATGATCGCGAGCACAATCTACGACGCGCTGTGCCAAAACTTCAACACAG CGCCGTACCACCCGCTCTTGCTCTCCTTTTCGGTACTCTACAACGGCAAGAAGCTCCTGCAGATCAGCACCAACACCACCGAACAGATCCAGTGCTTCAACGGGATGCGCTTCATCAGCATGATGTGGGTGGTGGCGTTCCACGCCGTCTCAGTCTTCCAAGCGGGGGTGGTGGGTCTCGAGAACTACCCAGAAGTGGTCGAGTGGGACCAAACCTGGACGGCGCGCTACATCCTCTCGGGGCTGCTCGCCGTCGACACGTTTTTCTTCATCTCGGGGTTCCTCCTGGCCTTCAGCTATCTGAAATCCGCCCCCGACCAGAGTCCAGTCGCGCAGCTGATTAAAGTACCGAAGATGTACCTGCACAGGTACTTGCGCCTCACTCCGTCCGTGGGGGTCATGTATTTGGTCACCATCACGATCTTCCGGTTCTTGGGGTCGGGTCCCACTTGGAGTCTCATCGCTAACTTTATGAAAGACGCGTGCAAAAAGAAGTGGTGGGAGTTCTTCCTCTACGTCCAAAACTACACCGATCCTGACAACATG TGCGTCAACCCCATGTGGTACCTCTCGGCGGACATGCAGATGTTCATCCTGGCGCCTCTGGTACTCATCCCGACTTCACTCTTCATCCGGAAGCACTTCAAAGCGACGATTTGGGCCTTGATGGGACTCACGGTACTCTCAGTCGTGATCCCGATGCTGATTCGGTACTTCGTCGACGAAGCTGCCGGCAA TATTTACACAGCCCACGAGCGTTTCAACAACTTCTTGATCGGCATCACTTTCGGCGCCTTCATGAGGATGAAGAAACACAAACCTTCCATCTTCAGCTCG TGGGCGAACTTCGCCCTTTGGGTCGTAGTCATTGTGGTCTCCTTGTTCTTCAACATCTACTGGCACGACGTCCTCAACAACTACGACCTCTTGAAGTACACCCTCTTCATGGGCTTCTACCGACCCGTCTGGTGCTCGTGCCTCGTCTTCATGGTGTACTCGTGCTACCACAACCAAGGGGGCCTCATCCAGTGGTTCCTGACCAGACCGGCCTTCCAGATCTTGGGAAGGATGTCGTACAGCATGTACGTCCTCCACTTCCTGGTGGAGATCTACGCCGGCGGTACTCTCAAAACCAACGTCTACTTCAGCAACTACTTCCTG TTTTACAACTGGTGCGGACACATCATCGTGACCATGATAATCGCCTTCTTCTGGGTCCTAGCTTTCGAATTTCCGATGCTCACCATCGACAAGTACCTTCTAGGGGATG acAAAAAGTCGGACAAAAAGACCGGCACCTGGTGCTTCAAAAGGACAAAGGATTGCAGCgaatga
- the LOC138133081 gene encoding uncharacterized protein, which produces MVTMRLLVPFVVLLYPPLCPTFKLLSPQLIRGVLKSQISSHVDRIIENPKCASDVKLWVSSLLRGELWAISMLDASSKPNSGILSANVYHFGSYEQCLSINEYLKGDVIKAQYCNVFIQPLTNSSFDMLKLIGMDRVPPIAAELLFVVDVCVPHSCTSRDLNLLWDSIAEPFEPKFRFTFKDHFCHHKDKPVRPTAIDTFSFLFFGGILVTVLASTAYDIYLHHTKSKKNLFIIFSLYTNTKKLLSTQCENSTLTCVYGLRFFCMLWIFVSHFILVKIVLSNSNSFEISEWKNYFKNCIFISGQYAVETYFCIGGLLISYVQLKYSDKFKINLLGFYFHRILRLVPALLATILLYLSVVKHVFEGPAWLLLMEKIVGNCSRQWWTTVLFVSNFLPFRHQCIEQSWYLSVDTHLYLLAPLILFQIKKRPSRVILAVLATCLLCMIYSFVVVLVQKLTAVLLVDTGDRYLHYIYLSPINHAPAWLFGILTGYLLYRHGSTKIQIPKKTNLILWSTSFFVMTLLLLSQTVATRNSHNYFFSAVLNSLARPLWSLAVCFMIFSCSTGHGGFINTFLSHPVLIVLGKLTYSMYLTHLVVIATLTTGSLRQPGYFSGFDLLVDFWGIFIVTLASSAVMCLVFETPVLALFKGLEKKYDPVLKKESMKVSIVVCLLFVVSTHCSYICDVLESSVEDEVSPQCMEKLRIVCNNPDLLWRMFDSSSKYPISGMSYSNNKDLGSYDDCIDINYEVFEGKVIGKYCGLSVAVVNLFLEPLPNPFAMDIPPKNLAQIPTINYTKNLDLRSTLRDATDDYSITVLSLCVPDQCTPEELGKFFIWGQLENISLVNFITEVPCMTKDSNTTFEWGDIFFTSVLALVLGLVVWCTAYDVMLMKLKREPAHPIYLAFSVVTNGKKILHVNRSTNPNQIQCLNGLRFISMMWVIAGHGFVAMEQVPIINYAEVGAYIDNVKAQYIGAAPISVDTFFFLSGFLLAFGYLKTAAKLPPLKQALGVPLMMVHRYLRLTPAMAMMYLTVITIYRLTGTGPLWDIVAKTMRDPCKQYWWSFFLYIQNYYNYDDLCMTHTWYLSADMQMFILAPLVLIPVAILIKANRSNLAIWSLLVLIVICVIFPMGIRFADQTIDNVYDTHSRFNNYLIGMLLAVIMRDPRFSRFPFHKITNLVIWCFVLVACVAFNLYYHSIIRVYEHTSDTLFYGLYRPLWCFSLAWLIYSCYHGYGGPVNWFLSLPVFQIGARLSYCMYLLHAVIQMYWVGLIRTPFYWGDYMVFYIWCGHFVVTMVLSAVWCLAFESPMITIEKYLLGGVGKRPQKKNTEG; this is translated from the exons ATGGTCACCATGAGACTACTTGTCCCTTTTGTGGTACTTCTCTACCCTCCACTTTGTCCAACATTCAAATTACTTTCTCCACAACTCATAAGAGGTGTTCTGAAATCCCAGATCTCTTCCCACGTTGACCGCATCATTGAAAATCCCAAATGCGCTTCAGACGTCAAGCTGTGGGTGTCAAGTTTGCTCCGTGGAGAGCTTTGGGCCATTAGCA TGTTGGACGCCAGTTCTAAACCAAATTCGGGTATATTGAGCGCTAATGTTTACCACTTCGGGAGCTACGAGCAATGTTTATCCATCAACGAGTACCTCAAGGGAGACGTTATTAAAGCACAGTACTGCAATGTGTTCATCCAACCACTTACGAACAGCTCTTTTGAT ATGTTGAAATTGATAGGGATGGATCGGGTACCACCGATTGCAGCAGAACTTCTATTCGTTGTTGATGTTTGCGTGCCGCATTCTTGCACAAGTCGCGATCTGAATCTTCTTTGGGACTCTATCGCGGAGCCTTTCGAGCCCAAATTCCGTTTTACTTTCAAGGATCATTTCTGCCACCACAAGGACAAGCCGGTACGACCTACCGCGATCGATACTTTCTCATT CCTGTTCTTTGGAGGCATTTTAGTCACGGTACTCGCCAGTACCGCCTATGATATCTACTTGCACCACACcaaatccaaaaaaaatctgttcatCATTTTTTCTCTTTACACAAACACCAAAAAACTGTTGTCCACGCAATGTGAAAATAGTACCCTGACTTGCGTGTACGGACTGAGATTTTTCTGTATGTTGTGGATCTTCGTTTCTCATTTTATTCTAGTCAAGATCGTATTGTCCAACTCCAACTCTTTTGAAATCTCTGAG TGGAAAAATTACTTCAAAAACTGTATTTTCATCTCTGGACAGTACGCCGTAGAAACTTACTTCTGCATTGGCGGCTTGCTGATCTCCTACGTCCAGTTGAAGTACTCAgacaaattcaaaatcaaCCTTTTGGGATTTTACTTCCACAGAATCTTGAG ATTGGTACCAGCTCTGCTCGCCACGATACTGTTGTATCTCAGCGTGGTCAAACACGTTTTCGAAGGTCCCGCTTGGCTCCTACTGATGGAAAAAATCGTGGGGAACTGCAGTCGCCAGTGGTGGACCACAGTACTTTTCGTTTCTAATTTCCTCCCGTTCCGACACCAA TGCATCGAACAGTCATGGTACTTGTCAGTGGACACACACTTGTACTTGTTAGCCCCTTTGATTCTATTCCAAATCAAAAAAAGACCCTCAAGGGTCATTCTAGCGGTACTTGCGACTTGTTTACTCTGCATGATCTACAGTTTTGTCGTAGTACTGGTACAGAAACTGACAGCAGTGCTGCTCGTGGA TACCGGCGACAGGTACTTGCACTACATTTACCTGTCACCAATCAACCACGCACCAGCTTGGTTGTTTGGAATCTTGACTGGGTACTTGCTCTACCGTCACGGCTCCACAAAGATTCAAATTCCCAAAAAGACGAACCTCATCCTGTGGAGTACCTCGTTCTTTGTCATGACGCTTCTTCTCTTGAGCCAAACTGTTGCCACCAGGAATTCACACAACTACTTCTTCTCGGCTGTCTTAAACTCTTTGGCTAGACCTCTGTGGTCTCTCGCAGTTTGTTTCATGATTTTCAGCTGCAGCACAGGACACGGAG GTTTCATCAACACTTTTCTCTCCCATCCGGTACTTATAGTCTTAGGAAAGCTGACTTACTCTATGTACTTGACTCATCTAGTGGTCATCGCTACTTTGACAACTGGAAGTCTACGCCAACCTGGCTATTTCAGCGGTTTTGACCTG TTGGTGGACTTTTGGGGGATATTCATTGTGACCCTGGCCTCCTCTGCTGTGATGTGTTTGGTTTTTGAGACGCCAGTCTTGGCGCTGTTCAAAGGTTTGGAAAAGAAGTACGACCCAGTACTGAAAAAGGAGT CCATGAAAGTAAGCATCGTCGTTTGTCTCCTTTTTGTCGTTAGTACCCACTGTAGCTACATATGTGACGTCTTGGAAAGCTCCGTCGAAGACGAGGTCAGTCCACAATGCATGGAAAAGTTGCGAATCGTGTGTAACAACCCGGACCTGCTGTGGCGAA TGTTCGACTCCTCCTCCAAGTACCCCATTTCCGGAATGTCGTACAGCAACAACAAAGACTTGGGAAGCTACGACGACTGCATCGACATCAACTACGAAGTGTTCGAGGGCAAAGTGATCGGAAAGTACTGCGGGTTGAGTGTCGCAGTTGTAAACCTGTTCCTCGAGCCGCTACCCAACCCCTTCGCGATGGACATCCCACCGAAGAACTTGGCCCAGATCCCGACG ATCAACTACACGAAAAATCTCGACCTGCGAAGTACCTTGAGGGACGCCACCGACGACTACTCCATCACAGTTCTGTCGCTGTGCGTTCCGGATCAATGCACTCCCGAGGAACTCGGCAAGTTCTTTATTTGGGGACAGTTGGAGAACATCAGTCTGGTCAACTTCATCACCGAAGTACCTTGCATGACGAAAGACTCAAACACCACGTTCGAATGGGGCGACATCTTCTTCAC ATCAGTACTTGCGCTGGTTCTTGGATTGGTCGTGTGGTGCACTGCGTACGATGTTATGCTGATGAAGCTCAAAAGGG AGCCGGCCCATCCGATTTACTTGGCCTTTTCGGTGGTGACCAACGGTAAGAAGATTCTTCACGTGAACAGGAGTACCAACCCGAACCAGATCCAGTGCTTGAATGGTCTGCGGTTCATCAGTATGATGTGGGTGATCGCCGGACACGGCTTCGTAGCGATGGAACAAGTACCAATCATCAACTACGCCGAGGTCGGCGCG TACATCGACAACGTGAAAGCGCAATACATCGGCGCGGCACCCATCTCCGTCGACACCTTCTTCTTCCTGTCTGGATTTCTGCTGGCGTTCGGTTATCTCAAAACTGCAGCGAAGCTGCCACCTCTCAAGCAAGCTCTAGGAGTACCGCTGATGATGGTGCACCGCTATTTGAG GTTGACTCCCGCCATGGCTATGATGTACCTCACGGTGATAACCATCTACAGGCTGACCGGGACCGGACCTCTTTGGGACATCGTGGCCAAGACGATGCGAGACCCGTGCAAGCAGTACTGGTGGAGCTTCTTCCTCTACATCCAGAACTACTACAACTACGACGACTTG TGCATGACCCACACCTGGTACCTCTCGGCTGACATGCAAATGTTCATCTTGGCCCCTCTGGTACTCATCCCCGTCGCAATACTCATCAAAGCAAACCGTTCGAATCTCGCGATCTGGAGCCTCTTGGTCTTGATCGTGATCTGCGTCATCTTCCCCATGGGCATCAGATTCGCCGACCAGACCATCGACAA CGTGTACGACACACACTCGCGTTTCAACAACTATCTCATCGGGATGCTCTTGGCGGTGATCATGCGGGACCCCAGATTCAGCAGGTTCCCCTTTCACAAG ATCACCAACTTGGTAATCTGGTGCTTCGTCCTCGTCGCGTGCGTCGCCTTCAACCTCTACTACCACAGTATAATCCGCGTCTACGAGCACACCTCCGACACCCTCTTCTACGGACTGTACAGACCTCTTTGGTGCTTCTCCCTCGCCTGGTTGATCTACTCCTGCTACCACGGCTACGGGGGCCCCGTCAACTGGTTCCTGTCGCTTCCGGTCTTCCAAATCGGGGCGCGCTTGTCCTACTGCATGTACCTTCTCCACGCCGTCATCCAAATGTATTGGGTGGGACTCATCAGGACCCCCTTCTACTGGGGGGACTACATGGTC TTCTACATCTGGTGCGGTCATTTTGTGGTGACGATGGTGCTCTCAGCTGTCTGGTGTCTGGCATTCGAGTCGCCCATGATCACCATCGAAAAATACCTTCTGGGGGGTGTTG GGAAACgcccacagaaaaaaaataccgAAGGCTAG